A region from the Streptomyces lydicus genome encodes:
- a CDS encoding serine/threonine-protein kinase gives MDGLRGLTADDPQWIGDYRLLSRLGSGGMGRVYLARSEGGRTVAVKLVKAELAVEEEFRDRFRAEVAAARRVGGRWTAPVLDADTEAAVPWVATGYIAGPTLSEVIGSPYGRPGSYGPLPAHSLRRLAYGLACALRDIHGGGLVHRDLKPSNVLLTIDGPRVIDFGIARALDGVGDRTRTRTGTVLGSPSFMSPEQVRGQRAGPASDVFCVGSVLAYAAIGRQPFGSLASGVHAVMFKIAQEDPELAGAPYGIRGLLQDCLAKDPAARPTPEEIADRTAPEPGGPLAAPWLPAELIARLGAHAVRLLDTDTPPGGHPPTPAPTSTSTSASTSASASTRATPLPAPAPPAGAAPAHRRPRWLPLLATAVAAAAATAVAVPLLSVGADAGESPSDIPARFLGTWSGPVLRDGEPTGGQRRFVITNGKVGEVIANSTSLGTTYECRSDAKLVSVTTHDGHPALRLDTTVVRSVPEGRCAALGEHTLEAGDGGTLSWAAAGRTATLHRTAPADTAVPAGYLGTWQRPTDDGTQRLTLTQAPAGSTVLTTTVVGRGGRCTAHADLYSAQGGKLTVGPSVVDRPAPGCAPGSSSVLRLNRDGTLHREFLGDAKQPRTYSRTK, from the coding sequence ATGGACGGCCTGCGAGGGCTGACGGCCGACGATCCGCAGTGGATCGGGGACTACCGGCTGCTCAGCCGTCTCGGCAGCGGCGGGATGGGGCGGGTCTACCTCGCCCGTTCCGAGGGCGGCAGGACCGTCGCCGTGAAGCTGGTGAAGGCCGAACTCGCCGTCGAGGAGGAGTTCCGGGACCGCTTCCGGGCCGAGGTCGCGGCCGCGCGGCGGGTCGGCGGGCGGTGGACCGCGCCGGTGCTGGACGCGGACACCGAGGCCGCGGTCCCGTGGGTCGCCACCGGCTATATCGCGGGCCCGACCCTGAGCGAGGTCATCGGCAGCCCGTACGGCCGCCCCGGGAGCTACGGCCCGCTGCCGGCGCATTCGCTGCGGCGGCTGGCGTACGGACTGGCCTGCGCACTGCGCGACATCCACGGCGGCGGCCTGGTGCACCGCGACCTCAAACCGTCCAATGTGCTGCTGACCATCGACGGGCCGCGGGTCATCGACTTCGGTATCGCCCGCGCCCTGGACGGGGTCGGCGACCGGACCCGGACCCGCACCGGCACGGTGCTCGGCTCGCCCAGCTTCATGTCGCCCGAGCAGGTCCGGGGGCAGCGCGCCGGCCCGGCCAGCGATGTCTTCTGTGTGGGGTCGGTGCTGGCGTACGCGGCGATCGGCCGGCAGCCGTTCGGCAGTCTCGCCTCGGGCGTCCATGCCGTGATGTTCAAGATCGCGCAGGAGGACCCCGAGCTGGCGGGCGCGCCCTACGGCATCCGCGGTCTGCTCCAGGACTGCCTGGCCAAGGACCCGGCGGCGCGGCCGACCCCCGAGGAGATCGCCGACCGGACCGCTCCGGAGCCCGGCGGCCCCTTGGCCGCCCCCTGGCTGCCGGCGGAGCTGATCGCGCGCCTGGGAGCGCACGCCGTACGCCTCCTGGACACCGACACCCCGCCCGGGGGCCATCCGCCGACGCCGGCGCCCACGTCCACGTCCACGTCCGCGTCCACCTCCGCATCGGCGTCCACCAGGGCCACGCCCCTTCCCGCACCCGCTCCCCCGGCCGGGGCGGCACCGGCGCACCGCCGCCCCCGCTGGCTCCCCCTTCTCGCCACCGCCGTCGCCGCGGCCGCCGCCACCGCCGTCGCGGTCCCGCTGCTGAGCGTCGGCGCGGACGCCGGCGAGAGCCCGTCCGACATCCCCGCACGTTTCCTCGGCACCTGGTCGGGCCCGGTGCTGCGGGACGGGGAACCCACCGGGGGGCAGCGCCGGTTCGTGATCACCAACGGCAAGGTCGGCGAGGTGATCGCCAACAGCACCAGCCTCGGCACGACCTACGAGTGCCGCAGCGACGCCAAACTGGTGTCCGTCACGACGCACGACGGGCACCCGGCGCTCCGGCTGGACACCACGGTCGTACGGTCCGTGCCCGAGGGCCGCTGTGCCGCGCTGGGCGAGCACACCCTCGAAGCCGGCGACGGCGGCACCCTGTCCTGGGCTGCGGCGGGCCGCACCGCGACGCTGCACCGCACCGCACCGGCCGACACCGCCGTCCCGGCCGGCTACCTCGGCACCTGGCAGCGGCCGACCGACGACGGCACCCAGCGCCTCACCCTCACCCAGGCCCCGGCCGGCAGCACGGTCCTGACCACGACCGTCGTGGGCCGCGGCGGCCGCTGCACGGCGCACGCCGACCTCTACTCCGCCCAGGGCGGCAAACTGACCGTCGGCCCCTCGGTCGTCGACCGGCCCGCCCCCGGCTGCGCACCGGGCAGCAGCTCCGTCCTCCGCCTGAACCGCGACGGCACCCTGCACCGCGAGTTCCTGGGCGACGCCAAACAGCCGCGCACCTACTCCAGGACGAAGTAG
- a CDS encoding polyphosphate polymerase domain-containing protein — protein MIPAVRALARAAMAARPVPLADVQARAELLARFDRRYLVPVEVFAAFAAELTDRRRPGGPFAALCINGRRWFSYRSLHYDTPDLRSFHDHRQGLPLRYTIRERHYEDIGERQFEVKLTGRRGETVKHRQPLLPGDPALGAAPRVFLAAVLDRAYGLAAPTDLGGALETDYTRATFVADGLRITCDAALRCRDPESGRTVRADGGLVLVEIRTAGRLTDADRLTDADRLLRGHGVPPAAFTRYCGGLSALRPDLAADHWRQAVRTAFPTAA, from the coding sequence GTGATTCCCGCCGTACGCGCCCTCGCCCGCGCCGCCATGGCCGCGCGCCCGGTGCCGCTCGCCGACGTCCAGGCGCGGGCCGAACTCCTCGCCCGTTTCGACCGCCGCTACCTCGTCCCGGTCGAGGTCTTCGCCGCCTTCGCGGCCGAACTCACCGACCGCCGCAGGCCGGGCGGGCCGTTCGCGGCGCTGTGCATCAACGGACGCCGCTGGTTTAGCTACCGCTCCCTCCACTACGACACCCCTGACCTGCGCTCCTTCCACGACCACCGCCAGGGTCTGCCGCTGCGCTACACGATCCGCGAGCGGCACTACGAGGACATCGGGGAGCGGCAGTTCGAGGTCAAGCTCACGGGACGGCGCGGCGAGACGGTCAAGCACCGGCAGCCGCTGCTGCCGGGCGACCCGGCCCTCGGCGCGGCCCCGCGCGTCTTCCTCGCCGCCGTACTGGACCGCGCCTACGGCCTCGCGGCCCCCACCGACCTCGGCGGCGCCCTGGAGACCGACTACACCCGCGCCACCTTCGTCGCGGACGGCCTGCGCATCACCTGTGACGCCGCGCTGCGCTGCCGGGACCCGGAGTCCGGCCGCACGGTACGCGCCGACGGCGGACTGGTCCTCGTCGAGATCCGGACCGCCGGCCGGCTGACCGACGCGGACCGGCTGACCGACGCGGACCGGCTGCTGCGCGGCCACGGCGTCCCGCCCGCCGCCTTCACCCGCTACTGCGGCGGACTGTCGGCACTGCGCCCGGACCTGGCCGCCGACCACTGGCGCCAGGCGGTGCGGACGGCCTTTCCCACGGCCGCCTGA
- a CDS encoding M48 family metallopeptidase, with product MSRPSAPAAEGPGDERLAEGQTLVVDGLSLRVRVSARRARLGLTIERDASLTLRTPEECRRHRAEKFVRDNRPWIESKLLLSEERRQLHPVRSLYDGEIHRYLGRDYPLLLVDGPAGHEDDSHDGQGRSDAPVRLVAGRLRLSRSVAADPQQARKAIAAWYSRAGQRWVRGRLQPWAARMDVAEPPVEVRDLGHRWGTYRAGPNGGGRVALHWAVFQLPIHLIDYVIAHELAHVRVAGHGPDYWRLLGRALPECRRLKAELDELGRRVWMGDVGTQP from the coding sequence GTGTCCCGCCCGTCTGCTCCTGCCGCCGAGGGGCCCGGCGACGAGCGTCTTGCCGAGGGGCAGACGCTCGTCGTGGACGGGCTGTCCCTGCGTGTGCGGGTCAGTGCGCGCCGTGCGCGGCTGGGGCTGACCATCGAGAGAGACGCCTCGCTCACCTTGCGCACTCCCGAGGAATGCCGCCGTCACCGGGCCGAGAAGTTCGTCCGGGACAACAGGCCATGGATCGAGAGCAAGCTGCTGCTGAGCGAGGAACGACGGCAGTTGCACCCCGTGCGGTCGCTGTACGACGGTGAAATCCACCGTTATCTCGGGCGGGATTACCCGTTGCTGCTCGTGGACGGGCCGGCGGGCCACGAGGACGACAGCCACGATGGCCAGGGCCGCTCAGATGCGCCGGTGCGCCTGGTGGCGGGCCGGCTGCGGCTGAGCAGGTCGGTGGCCGCAGACCCGCAGCAGGCGCGGAAGGCCATCGCCGCGTGGTACAGCAGGGCAGGTCAGCGTTGGGTGCGGGGCCGGTTGCAGCCGTGGGCTGCACGTATGGACGTGGCTGAGCCGCCTGTGGAGGTCCGGGACCTGGGCCACCGGTGGGGGACATACCGGGCCGGGCCGAACGGCGGCGGCCGTGTGGCGCTGCACTGGGCCGTCTTCCAGCTGCCGATCCATCTCATCGACTACGTGATCGCGCATGAACTGGCCCACGTCCGGGTTGCCGGACACGGACCTGATTACTGGCGGTTGTTGGGCAGAGCGTTGCCGGAATGCCGTCGTTTGAAGGCCGAGCTGGACGAGCTGGGACGGCGGGTGTGGATGGGGGACGTGGGCACGCAGCCGTAG
- a CDS encoding serine/threonine-protein kinase encodes MERPGHAGRLGWQRLLGRADGPAGLMPLEAQDPPRIGDYRLLGRLGEGGMGRVFLARSDRGRTVAVKLVRAELAGEEEFRARFRREVRAAQQVAGEWTAPVLDADTEAETPWLATGYIAGPSLQQVVGGSGTPLPERTVWILAAGLARALGSIHAAGIIHRDLKPSNVLLTIDGPRVIDFGIARALEAVSGHGVTHTGGAIGSPGFMSPEQVRGAPLTPACDVFSLGAVLAYAVTGRQPFGTADSLAHAVMFRIAQEEPDLSEVPEGLRALIAAALAKDPGQRPTPAQLVAQAEGGSGAGDRPGADDEPWLPGALTARLGRHAVELLAAENPQNRDAAGDGEPPTAVVPMPSGPGRAPATPPPPPRDPAAYPPADTAPHADAAPDPAPAGKPPRRRGAGATLVTAAALVLAGAGAVAAYTLMSADGSGLRSTDTGDAGGTGAQRTAGSAKGKLPAEYLGTWEATLGDSHDEVRRFTLTQGKAGDIVLTMTATGAEYRCEFAAALASAGPPVRLGPSTVVSGPDGCSPGSPSTLEMVHGKLRRISDDGKALTYHKLPSEKGS; translated from the coding sequence GTGGAACGGCCAGGACATGCGGGGCGACTGGGGTGGCAGCGGCTGCTGGGGCGCGCGGACGGGCCGGCGGGGCTGATGCCGCTGGAGGCACAGGATCCGCCGCGGATCGGGGACTACCGCCTGCTCGGGCGGCTCGGCGAGGGCGGCATGGGGCGGGTGTTCCTGGCCCGTTCGGACCGCGGCCGTACGGTCGCGGTCAAGCTGGTGCGGGCTGAGCTGGCCGGTGAGGAGGAGTTCCGGGCGCGCTTCCGGCGGGAGGTGCGGGCGGCCCAGCAGGTCGCCGGGGAGTGGACCGCGCCCGTACTGGACGCGGACACCGAGGCCGAGACCCCCTGGCTCGCCACCGGCTATATCGCGGGGCCTTCCCTGCAGCAGGTCGTCGGCGGCAGCGGCACCCCGCTGCCCGAGCGGACGGTGTGGATCCTGGCCGCCGGGCTGGCCCGTGCGCTGGGGTCGATCCATGCCGCCGGGATCATCCACCGCGACCTCAAACCGTCCAACGTGCTGCTCACCATCGACGGGCCGCGGGTCATCGACTTCGGCATCGCGCGGGCCCTGGAGGCGGTGTCAGGCCACGGCGTGACGCATACCGGCGGGGCGATCGGCTCGCCGGGCTTCATGTCGCCCGAGCAGGTGCGCGGCGCGCCGCTGACCCCGGCCTGCGACGTCTTCAGCCTCGGTGCCGTGCTGGCGTACGCGGTGACCGGGCGGCAGCCGTTCGGGACCGCCGACAGCCTCGCGCACGCCGTGATGTTCCGTATCGCCCAGGAGGAGCCCGACCTCTCCGAGGTGCCCGAGGGACTGCGCGCGCTGATCGCCGCCGCGCTCGCCAAGGACCCCGGACAGCGGCCCACGCCCGCGCAGTTGGTGGCGCAGGCGGAGGGCGGCAGCGGTGCCGGGGACCGGCCGGGTGCGGACGACGAGCCGTGGCTGCCGGGGGCGTTGACCGCCCGGCTGGGCCGGCACGCCGTGGAACTGCTGGCGGCGGAGAACCCGCAGAACCGGGACGCCGCCGGGGACGGCGAACCGCCCACCGCCGTCGTGCCCATGCCCTCCGGACCGGGCCGCGCCCCTGCGACGCCGCCACCGCCGCCCCGGGACCCGGCGGCGTACCCGCCCGCCGACACCGCACCGCACGCTGACGCGGCGCCGGATCCCGCCCCGGCCGGTAAGCCGCCGCGCCGCCGCGGTGCCGGTGCCACCCTGGTCACCGCGGCCGCGCTGGTGCTCGCCGGGGCCGGTGCGGTCGCCGCGTACACCCTGATGAGCGCGGACGGGAGCGGTCTGCGGTCGACGGACACCGGCGACGCGGGCGGCACCGGCGCCCAGCGGACGGCGGGGTCCGCGAAGGGCAAGCTTCCCGCGGAGTACCTGGGCACGTGGGAGGCGACGCTGGGCGACTCCCACGACGAGGTCCGGCGCTTCACCCTCACCCAGGGCAAGGCCGGTGACATCGTGCTGACGATGACGGCGACCGGGGCGGAATACCGCTGTGAGTTCGCCGCCGCCCTGGCGAGTGCGGGGCCGCCGGTCCGCCTCGGCCCCTCCACCGTGGTCTCCGGGCCGGACGGCTGCTCCCCGGGTTCGCCGAGCACCCTGGAGATGGTGCACGGCAAGCTGCGCCGCATCTCCGACGACGGGAAGGCGCTGACCTACCACAAGCTGCCGTCCGAGAAGGGGAGCTGA
- a CDS encoding type I restriction endonuclease subunit R: MGVRGTVERDEAELPLLTHLKKMGWRHVHGPDLQTAEERAYGDIFLAKLTMSALRRTNTLPGAANGWMSETDALRSLDRLKQAARNVVTRTLEEANEEVTTLLLHGALEKGPDERDVKVQFADWGTQALEGSREEVLARNDFLVVDQLCVRNADGKDVFLDLVLFVNGIPVVVIECKSPDRQDPLGEAIRDLRGYTGRPLDEDIRERGSVPRGIPEFFAPVQLLVAADGKDAVLGTISSEEEHYALWRSTEPDYEKLDVLRQELRGWKLLGPEEQPTLQHQLTAMVLKPQNLLNIIRHYVFEMPLKSRKGAKGRKGTGARSAGKARAVASAQKAKTAKVVCRHQQYRATEKIVRKLRTGRSRLDPGAERDERGGVIWHTQGAGKSFTMKFLARRLHMSRDPELNQITLVAITDRRDLQRQLKKSVALSGSEVRQATSRADLEGMLRRAGKFGGRAVIFATIQKFLGDLPGIPRETEGADGIGAEAADGPERTPGAADGEEPSLTAKFERARDRIDAGASPEEVADPSPDEKTLKDAARIFPECSDSVKVLVLVDEAHRSHTSVLHACLRKALPNAARVGFTGTPLMQGRLSDTGRIFGLEPSREPGGRPAFLDTYRMDEAEKDKVIVPVRYEGRATSAEVREKQKLDECFADLIEPLEEAERQRIRDAYGTPSGRDVAESAPLIRSKAYNMLAHYVTGPLTGGFKAQLAVVSRRAAVWYRHALRDARAQLLAEVQEFDRSGRREALRGRDPESYSEEEMLLLRAWQYQAVLRRMDFVPVISAGSERKAGTWREWTDETCQRDHIERFLQPFPELPPDNPWMVTHVPEPDPVIAGRVASMNPWSELPPHNGAEDGEPPIAFLIVKSMLLTGFDAPIEQALYLDRPIQDAELLQAIARVNRPAPEKKEGLVVDYYGVLNNLGTTLAAYRNDPPVVASLRDLAEEAQNMEHAAKEVAGFFAEAGIDTEDLGTRGGLSRAMLALHEPARRADFDRRLGTFLDAVDRVLPHEKALEQISNVRRWSVLQMRVRRHYRDAPGGGFSTRGYGRKVRALIADHLEVQKIEQVIAPVSILAPDFDEIVDRLPVREAAAEQVQALRYHLEERIERDQEGRTVYRQLSEELERVLQEFEGRWEDIKREVGPLVERARRAEEADPEAAGLSVMEQRLYVLLKEKLEQDSRFDDPAPEFLRRLVVEVKDVIVGHVTRASFAAEAAHLTELDAHIWQCLRTSGLRPSSGNRAALGELSERLAAFGAEQHAGFRAEGRGQ; the protein is encoded by the coding sequence ATGGGGGTCAGGGGAACGGTCGAGCGGGACGAGGCGGAGCTGCCGCTGCTGACGCACCTCAAGAAGATGGGGTGGCGGCACGTCCACGGGCCGGACCTTCAGACCGCCGAGGAGCGTGCGTACGGCGACATCTTTCTGGCCAAGCTGACGATGTCCGCGCTGCGGCGTACGAACACGCTGCCCGGTGCCGCGAACGGCTGGATGAGTGAGACCGACGCGCTCCGCTCCCTCGACCGGTTGAAGCAGGCCGCGCGGAACGTGGTCACACGGACGCTCGAAGAGGCCAACGAGGAAGTCACCACGCTGCTGCTGCACGGTGCCCTGGAGAAGGGGCCGGACGAGCGCGATGTGAAGGTGCAGTTCGCCGACTGGGGGACACAGGCGCTGGAAGGCAGCCGGGAAGAGGTGCTGGCGCGCAACGACTTCCTCGTCGTCGACCAGCTGTGCGTCCGCAACGCCGATGGCAAGGATGTCTTTCTCGACCTCGTCCTGTTCGTCAACGGCATCCCGGTCGTGGTGATCGAGTGCAAGTCTCCCGACCGGCAGGATCCCCTCGGTGAGGCCATCCGCGACCTGCGGGGGTACACCGGCAGGCCGTTGGACGAGGACATACGGGAGCGCGGAAGCGTCCCGCGGGGCATTCCGGAGTTCTTCGCGCCCGTACAGCTGCTGGTGGCCGCCGACGGCAAGGACGCGGTGCTCGGGACGATCTCGTCCGAGGAGGAGCATTACGCGCTGTGGCGAAGCACCGAGCCGGACTACGAGAAGCTGGATGTGCTCCGGCAGGAACTGCGCGGCTGGAAGCTGCTCGGCCCTGAGGAACAGCCCACCCTGCAGCACCAGTTGACCGCGATGGTGCTGAAGCCGCAGAACCTGCTCAACATCATCCGTCACTACGTCTTCGAGATGCCGCTCAAGAGCCGGAAGGGTGCGAAGGGCAGGAAGGGCACGGGGGCGAGGTCGGCCGGCAAGGCCAGGGCCGTGGCCTCCGCGCAGAAGGCGAAGACCGCCAAGGTGGTCTGCCGGCATCAGCAGTACCGGGCCACGGAGAAGATCGTCCGCAAGCTGCGTACCGGCCGGAGCCGGCTGGACCCGGGCGCGGAGCGGGACGAGCGCGGTGGTGTGATCTGGCATACGCAGGGCGCGGGCAAGAGCTTCACGATGAAGTTCCTGGCCCGGCGGCTGCACATGAGCCGGGATCCGGAGCTGAACCAGATCACCCTCGTGGCGATCACCGACCGCAGGGATCTCCAGCGGCAGCTCAAGAAGTCCGTCGCGCTGAGCGGCAGCGAGGTACGGCAGGCCACGTCCCGGGCGGATCTGGAGGGCATGCTGCGGCGGGCCGGAAAATTCGGCGGCCGGGCGGTGATCTTCGCGACCATCCAGAAGTTCCTCGGAGACCTCCCGGGGATTCCCCGGGAGACGGAGGGCGCGGACGGCATCGGTGCGGAGGCTGCGGACGGTCCGGAGCGGACTCCGGGCGCGGCTGACGGTGAGGAGCCGTCGCTCACCGCCAAATTCGAGCGCGCGCGTGACCGTATCGACGCCGGCGCGAGCCCCGAGGAAGTGGCGGATCCGTCGCCGGACGAGAAGACGCTTAAGGACGCCGCCCGGATCTTCCCCGAGTGCAGTGACTCGGTGAAGGTGCTGGTCCTTGTCGACGAGGCACACCGCTCGCACACCTCCGTCCTGCACGCCTGTCTGCGCAAGGCCCTGCCGAACGCCGCCCGCGTCGGGTTCACCGGTACCCCGCTGATGCAGGGGCGGCTGTCCGACACCGGCCGGATCTTCGGTCTGGAGCCGAGCCGGGAGCCGGGCGGCAGGCCGGCGTTCCTCGATACGTATCGGATGGACGAGGCGGAGAAGGACAAGGTGATCGTCCCTGTCCGCTACGAGGGACGCGCCACCTCGGCCGAGGTCCGGGAGAAGCAGAAGCTGGACGAGTGCTTCGCCGACCTCATCGAGCCGCTGGAAGAAGCGGAACGGCAGCGCATACGGGACGCGTACGGAACGCCTTCGGGCCGGGATGTGGCCGAGTCCGCGCCGCTGATCCGGAGCAAGGCGTACAACATGCTCGCGCACTATGTGACGGGGCCGCTCACCGGAGGCTTCAAGGCGCAGCTGGCGGTCGTCAGCAGGCGTGCGGCCGTGTGGTACCGGCACGCCCTGAGGGACGCCCGGGCGCAACTCCTCGCAGAGGTGCAGGAGTTCGACAGGTCCGGTCGGCGCGAGGCACTGCGCGGGCGAGACCCCGAGTCGTACTCCGAAGAGGAAATGCTGCTGCTGCGTGCCTGGCAGTACCAGGCGGTGCTGCGACGGATGGACTTCGTCCCCGTCATCTCCGCCGGATCGGAGCGGAAGGCGGGCACCTGGCGGGAGTGGACCGACGAGACGTGCCAGCGTGACCACATCGAGCGGTTCCTCCAGCCGTTCCCGGAGCTGCCGCCGGACAACCCGTGGATGGTCACGCACGTACCGGAACCCGACCCGGTGATCGCCGGACGGGTCGCCAGCATGAACCCCTGGAGCGAACTTCCCCCGCACAACGGGGCGGAAGACGGTGAGCCCCCGATCGCCTTCCTGATCGTGAAGTCCATGCTGCTCACCGGCTTCGACGCGCCGATCGAGCAGGCGCTGTATCTGGACCGGCCGATCCAGGATGCCGAGCTCCTGCAGGCGATCGCGCGTGTCAACCGGCCCGCCCCCGAGAAGAAGGAAGGGCTGGTCGTTGACTACTACGGCGTGCTGAACAACTTGGGCACCACCCTCGCCGCTTACAGGAACGATCCGCCTGTGGTCGCATCACTGCGGGACCTGGCCGAGGAGGCACAGAACATGGAGCACGCGGCCAAGGAGGTCGCGGGGTTCTTCGCCGAGGCGGGGATCGACACGGAGGATCTCGGCACGCGGGGTGGTCTCTCGCGCGCCATGCTCGCTCTGCACGAACCGGCTCGGCGGGCCGACTTCGACCGGCGGCTCGGAACGTTCCTGGACGCGGTGGACCGCGTCTTGCCGCATGAGAAGGCGCTTGAACAGATCTCGAACGTCCGCCGCTGGAGTGTGCTCCAGATGCGTGTACGCCGTCACTACCGGGACGCCCCGGGGGGTGGCTTCTCGACGCGCGGGTACGGCCGGAAGGTCCGCGCGCTGATCGCCGACCATCTGGAGGTCCAGAAGATCGAGCAGGTCATCGCGCCCGTTTCGATTCTGGCTCCGGACTTCGACGAGATCGTGGACCGGCTGCCGGTACGGGAGGCCGCGGCGGAACAGGTGCAGGCCCTCCGGTACCACTTGGAGGAGCGGATCGAGCGGGATCAGGAGGGCCGCACGGTCTACCGGCAGCTTTCCGAGGAGCTGGAGCGGGTCCTGCAAGAGTTCGAGGGGCGCTGGGAGGACATCAAGCGGGAGGTGGGCCCCCTCGTCGAGCGCGCCCGGCGGGCGGAAGAGGCGGATCCCGAGGCCGCCGGTCTGTCGGTGATGGAACAGCGGCTGTACGTGCTCCTGAAAGAGAAGCTGGAGCAGGACTCCCGGTTTGATGATCCGGCGCCGGAATTCCTCCGCCGGCTCGTCGTCGAGGTCAAGGACGTGATCGTCGGCCACGTCACCCGGGCCTCCTTCGCGGCGGAGGCCGCTCACCTCACTGAGCTCGACGCGCACATCTGGCAGTGCCTGCGCACGTCGGGGTTGCGTCCGAGCAGCGGAAACCGTGCCGCGCTCGGGGAGCTGTCGGAACGGCTGGCGGCGTTCGGCGCCGAGCAGCATGCGGGCTTCCGGGCCGAGGGCAGGGGACAATAG